Proteins from a single region of Desulfobacter postgatei 2ac9:
- a CDS encoding Fe-Mn family superoxide dismutase: MDRRNFLKLSAGAGALALFQITGVSCAGSGGGLVIQESLPYKADALEPYISEKTIRFHYGKHHAGYVKKLNQMIKGTAYAGLGIEAIVQKTYGSAGETGIFNNAAQVFNHTFYWNSMKPGGGGVPDGVISEKINADFGSYDAFKKDFASAALSQFGSGWAWLVKDGDALKILKTSNADTPIAQGLVPLLTVDVWEHAYYLDYQNRRADYIDAYLEHLVNWAFAETNLVG, translated from the coding sequence AAGAAACTTTTTAAAACTTTCAGCCGGTGCGGGTGCCCTTGCACTGTTTCAGATAACCGGTGTCAGCTGTGCAGGCTCTGGAGGTGGATTGGTAATCCAGGAGTCTCTACCCTACAAAGCAGATGCCCTTGAACCGTATATATCTGAAAAGACAATTCGCTTTCACTATGGGAAGCACCATGCCGGGTATGTAAAAAAATTGAATCAGATGATCAAAGGAACCGCTTACGCCGGCCTGGGTATTGAGGCAATTGTTCAGAAAACATACGGCAGCGCAGGTGAGACCGGTATTTTTAATAATGCCGCCCAGGTCTTTAATCACACCTTTTACTGGAACAGCATGAAACCGGGTGGCGGCGGTGTGCCTGATGGTGTTATTTCCGAAAAAATCAATGCGGACTTCGGCAGTTATGATGCATTTAAAAAAGACTTTGCATCCGCAGCGCTCTCCCAGTTCGGCAGTGGGTGGGCATGGCTTGTTAAAGATGGTGATGCGCTGAAAATTCTCAAAACATCAAACGCCGATACACCGATTGCCCAGGGGCTGGTTCCGCTCCTTACCGTTGATGTATGGGAACATGCATATTACCTGGATTACCAGAACCGGAGAGCGGACTATATCGACGCATATCTGGAACATCTGGTCAACTGGGCGTTTGCAGAAACCAATCTGGTGGGATAG